One part of the Deltaproteobacteria bacterium genome encodes these proteins:
- the secA gene encoding preprotein translocase subunit SecA — MFSSLIKKVVGTKNDRELGRLAPIVDRINDLERDMRLLTDAQLQAKTAQFKEQLARGATLEEILPEAFAVVREASVRVLGMRPFDVQVIGGIVLHEGKIAEMKTGEGKTLAATLPVFLNALTGAGVHVVTVNDYLARRDSEWMGGIYRFLGLSVGVIVHDLDKEGRRTAYGSDVTYGTNNEFGFDYLRDNMEFSLSDYVQRPFNYGIVDEVDSILIDEARTPLIISGPAEKSTRMYYDINQIIPRLHKEKDYTIEEKTRTVVLTETGIAHSEKLLKVDNLYDPRHMLLVHHINQALKAHALFKRDVDYIVKEGEVIIVDEFTGRLMPGRRYSEGLHQALEAKEGVRIESENQTLATITFQNYFRMYKKLGGMTGTADTEAPEFKKIYNLEVVVIPTHKKMIREDFPDVIYRNELEKFQAIIEEIKRLHTKGQPVLVGTISIEKSERLAKVLSREGIKHSVLNAKNHQLEADIVSQAGQKGVVTISTNMAGRGTDIVLGEGVNELGGLHILGTERHESRRIDNQLRGRSGRQGDQGSSRFYLSLEDDLLRIFGSDRISGLMGKMGMEEGEPIEHSLISKAIENAQRRVEGHNFEIRKHLIEYDDVMNQQREVVYGQRRKVLEGKDLREMIQEMTEDLLDGIMDIFVSEKISPEEWDLKSLSDKLFQQFSVKLSFDGQDPLPEPEDLKEQIRDQIWSTYLKKIETIGPEVMDSLEQMVMLETIDVTWKDHLLSMDHLKEGIGLRGYGQRDPLREYQREGYEIFVDMIERIKEQTVANLYRLQLAREEDIQPLTERSERPMFFSHGGEESAAPKKREGKKVGRNDPCPCGSGKKYKRCCGQK; from the coding sequence ATGTTCAGTAGTCTAATTAAAAAAGTGGTCGGAACCAAGAATGACCGGGAACTTGGTCGCCTGGCCCCTATTGTCGATCGTATTAATGACCTGGAACGGGATATGCGCCTTTTAACAGATGCTCAACTCCAGGCCAAGACCGCCCAGTTTAAGGAACAATTGGCCCGGGGGGCAACCCTGGAAGAAATCCTTCCCGAGGCCTTTGCCGTTGTTCGGGAGGCCTCGGTCCGGGTGCTGGGGATGCGTCCTTTTGATGTCCAGGTCATTGGGGGAATTGTCCTCCATGAAGGTAAAATCGCTGAAATGAAAACTGGAGAAGGCAAGACTTTGGCCGCCACCCTTCCTGTCTTCTTGAATGCCTTGACTGGTGCAGGTGTTCATGTAGTGACGGTCAATGATTACCTGGCCAGACGGGACAGCGAGTGGATGGGAGGGATCTATCGTTTCCTGGGCCTTTCCGTGGGGGTCATTGTTCATGATTTGGATAAGGAAGGACGAAGGACCGCCTACGGCTCGGATGTGACTTATGGAACCAACAACGAATTCGGATTCGACTATCTCCGGGACAACATGGAGTTCTCCCTTTCCGATTATGTGCAGCGCCCTTTTAATTACGGCATTGTCGATGAAGTAGACAGTATCCTGATTGATGAGGCCCGTACCCCGTTGATTATCTCCGGACCGGCGGAAAAATCAACCCGTATGTATTATGACATCAACCAGATTATCCCCAGGTTGCACAAAGAGAAGGATTATACCATTGAAGAGAAGACCCGGACTGTAGTCTTAACCGAGACCGGGATTGCCCATTCAGAAAAACTATTGAAGGTGGATAATCTTTATGATCCTCGCCATATGCTTTTAGTGCACCACATCAATCAGGCCCTTAAAGCCCATGCCCTATTCAAGAGAGACGTCGATTATATCGTCAAGGAAGGCGAAGTCATCATTGTGGATGAATTCACCGGCCGTCTGATGCCGGGACGTCGATACAGCGAAGGGCTTCACCAGGCCTTGGAGGCCAAAGAAGGTGTGCGGATAGAGAGTGAAAATCAAACCCTGGCCACCATCACCTTTCAGAACTATTTTCGCATGTATAAAAAATTAGGAGGAATGACTGGAACGGCTGATACCGAGGCCCCGGAATTTAAAAAGATCTACAACCTGGAAGTAGTCGTCATCCCCACTCATAAAAAAATGATCCGGGAAGATTTTCCGGATGTGATTTACCGTAATGAGTTGGAAAAATTCCAGGCCATCATCGAGGAGATTAAACGACTGCATACCAAAGGTCAGCCGGTTTTGGTGGGAACGATCTCCATTGAAAAATCTGAAAGACTGGCCAAAGTGCTTTCCCGGGAAGGAATTAAACATTCGGTGTTGAACGCCAAAAATCACCAATTGGAAGCCGATATCGTTTCTCAAGCCGGACAAAAAGGGGTGGTCACCATCTCCACCAATATGGCCGGCCGGGGGACCGATATCGTCCTGGGAGAAGGGGTCAATGAGTTAGGAGGTCTGCATATCTTAGGTACCGAACGTCATGAATCCCGCCGTATCGACAACCAACTCCGGGGGCGTTCCGGACGTCAGGGGGATCAGGGGAGTTCCCGTTTTTACCTCTCCCTCGAGGATGACCTGCTGCGGATCTTCGGCTCCGATCGTATTTCCGGCCTTATGGGGAAGATGGGCATGGAAGAAGGAGAACCGATTGAACATTCCCTGATTTCCAAGGCCATCGAAAATGCCCAGAGACGAGTGGAAGGACACAACTTCGAAATCAGGAAGCACCTCATCGAGTATGATGATGTCATGAATCAACAACGCGAGGTCGTCTATGGGCAAAGACGCAAGGTCCTGGAAGGTAAAGATCTAAGAGAAATGATCCAGGAAATGACCGAAGACCTTCTTGATGGAATTATGGATATCTTTGTGAGCGAAAAAATTTCCCCGGAAGAATGGGATCTTAAATCCCTGTCCGACAAGCTCTTTCAACAGTTCTCTGTTAAGCTTTCTTTCGATGGGCAGGACCCCCTACCCGAGCCCGAGGACCTGAAAGAACAGATCCGGGATCAGATCTGGTCGACCTATTTAAAAAAAATCGAAACTATCGGTCCGGAAGTCATGGATTCTTTGGAACAGATGGTCATGCTGGAAACAATCGATGTCACCTGGAAAGATCATCTTCTCAGCATGGATCATTTAAAAGAAGGGATCGGCTTACGAGGTTATGGCCAGCGGGACCCCTTGCGCGAGTATCAGCGGGAAGGTTATGAAATATTCGTGGATATGATTGAACGGATCAAGGAACAGACCGTCGCCAACCTTTATCGTCTTCAATTGGCCCGTGAAGAGGACATCCAGCCCTTGACCGAACGATCGGAAAGGCCTATGTTCTTCAGCCATGGCGGAGAAGAAAGCGCTGCGCCCAAGAAAAGAGAAGGAAAGAAGGTGGGAAGAAATGATCCCTGTCCCTGCGGAAGCGGAAAAAAATACAAAAGGTGTTGCGGCCAAAAATAA
- a CDS encoding N-acetyltransferase yields the protein MIRKATMRDVKPIQKLLEHYAQKGLLLPRSLNELYGYLRDYYVFIPEGEEKICGTCALHLCWEDLAEIKSLAVAEAYTRQGIGTRLVEACVSEAITLGLYKIFALTYRVDFFKKVGFKGVDKSLLPHKIWSDCLNCVKFPECDEVAVLLEI from the coding sequence ATGATCCGAAAAGCCACCATGAGGGACGTCAAACCGATCCAAAAATTGTTGGAGCACTATGCCCAGAAAGGCTTGCTCCTTCCCCGCTCCCTGAATGAGTTGTATGGCTATTTGCGGGACTACTATGTCTTTATTCCTGAAGGCGAAGAAAAAATATGCGGCACCTGTGCCCTGCACCTGTGCTGGGAAGATTTGGCCGAAATCAAATCCCTGGCCGTGGCTGAAGCCTACACCCGACAGGGGATAGGAACCCGATTGGTGGAAGCCTGCGTTTCCGAAGCCATTACATTAGGCCTCTATAAAATATTCGCCTTGACCTACCGGGTGGATTTCTTTAAAAAGGTCGGTTTCAAGGGTGTGGACAAAAGTCTATTACCTCATAAAATCTGGTCTGATTGTTTGAATTGTGTGAAATTTCCGGAGTGTGACGAAGTGGCTGTGCTGCTGGAAATATAA
- a CDS encoding undecaprenyl/decaprenyl-phosphate alpha-N-acetylglucosaminyl 1-phosphate transferase codes for MTLSHLFFFGVALISALVITPYIRALGTRFEILDSPGKRKVHQKEIPRLGGVAIFIATVFPFLCFFFLGDSTIHEIPYLWKPLLGLSLGCLIVFGIGIWDDIHRLPPWPKLLGEIVAASVTFIFGLKIQLLSNPFGMQLDLSWLSGPITVLWLVGITNALNLADGIDGLAVGIATFASAILFIMTSSSIYTLVPYLSVALAGASLGFLRYNFSPATIFLGDSGSLFLGFYLGGLSLWASEKSAIAFALFIPIIALGIPIVDVIYAVLRRWHRGVPIGQADRDHIHHRLLEKGFSHRRAVLMLYGVNFFLAVLAGFLLFTRNSSAAYVVVVLGAGFIMGSRLLGYFKFSGLFQDLITRWKDSQKSKYLAFRTRLLCRVFEEEKTLVGRWELVGELFEEMGIKQAVLSPAQTPDQPLIWSAQKPAEEPNRTVTLNLPLAGEKGSVGNLAIIWSTSQGVFPPGMSRILNVMVNEFCRGLQTPPSVSSI; via the coding sequence ATGACTCTATCCCATTTATTTTTTTTCGGCGTGGCCTTAATCAGCGCCCTGGTCATCACCCCTTACATCAGGGCACTGGGTACCCGTTTCGAGATCCTTGATTCTCCGGGGAAAAGGAAGGTACACCAAAAGGAAATTCCCCGTCTTGGCGGTGTTGCAATCTTTATAGCCACCGTATTCCCTTTTCTTTGCTTCTTTTTTTTAGGGGATTCCACGATCCATGAAATCCCTTATTTATGGAAACCCCTTCTGGGGCTATCCCTCGGTTGTCTGATTGTTTTTGGAATTGGGATTTGGGATGATATTCACCGATTACCTCCCTGGCCCAAACTGTTGGGGGAGATTGTGGCGGCCAGCGTCACCTTTATCTTCGGGCTAAAAATCCAACTTCTTTCCAATCCCTTCGGAATGCAATTAGATCTTTCCTGGTTGAGCGGTCCCATTACGGTGTTATGGCTGGTTGGAATAACCAATGCCCTGAATCTGGCCGACGGGATAGATGGATTGGCAGTGGGAATAGCTACTTTTGCCTCGGCCATTCTTTTTATCATGACTTCCTCCAGCATTTATACCTTGGTCCCTTATCTGTCCGTGGCTTTGGCGGGTGCCAGCCTGGGCTTTTTACGGTATAATTTTTCTCCTGCCACCATATTTTTAGGAGATTCAGGTAGCCTTTTTTTAGGGTTTTATCTTGGTGGTCTTTCATTGTGGGCCTCTGAAAAAAGTGCCATCGCCTTTGCCTTGTTTATCCCTATTATTGCCCTCGGAATTCCGATTGTGGATGTGATTTATGCGGTTTTGCGACGTTGGCATCGGGGGGTTCCCATCGGGCAGGCCGATCGTGACCATATTCACCATCGGTTATTGGAAAAGGGGTTCTCCCACCGGCGGGCGGTCTTGATGCTTTATGGGGTAAATTTTTTTCTGGCGGTCCTGGCCGGCTTTTTGCTTTTTACCCGAAATTCTTCGGCCGCCTACGTGGTTGTGGTATTGGGCGCCGGGTTTATCATGGGATCCAGACTCCTGGGGTATTTTAAATTCTCCGGGCTCTTCCAGGACTTGATCACCAGGTGGAAGGATTCTCAAAAGTCCAAGTATCTGGCCTTCCGGACCCGTCTGCTCTGCCGGGTTTTCGAAGAGGAAAAGACCCTGGTCGGAAGGTGGGAACTGGTGGGAGAGCTGTTTGAAGAGATGGGGATTAAGCAGGCCGTTCTCTCACCAGCCCAGACCCCGGACCAACCACTTATCTGGTCTGCCCAAAAACCAGCTGAGGAGCCCAACAGGACGGTAACCTTGAACCTTCCGTTGGCAGGAGAAAAAGGGTCTGTGGGCAATTTAGCGATCATCTGGAGCACTTCCCAGGGTGTGTTTCCTCCCGGCATGAGCAGGATATTAAATGTAATGGTCAATGAATTCTGCCGTGGTCTTCAGACACCCCCTTCTGTTTCCTCTATCTAA
- a CDS encoding AAA family ATPase, with protein sequence MIDQEIIIQAMLDPETYPETPEKITHLQTHISHIFLTGGLVYKIKKPVDFGFLDFTTLARRRYFCQQEVMLNRRLTENVYLGVVKISSHNRRLVINGKGAALEYAVLMREMPQERMMDRLLRAGRVQEKDVLGIVRKLVPFYQKARTGKGVNPFGRIEIIRKNTEENFIQTQSYIGRLINSRTYDRIASGTRNFLKNEKNLFKKRIQEGRIRDCHGDLHSANICLEKKVQIFDCIEFNHRFRYSDIACDLAFLSMDLDFHGYPELSKTLMKEYVRRSEDHELPRLFNFYKAYRAYVRAKVHSFSSDNGEISFNERKAHTQSAKKYYRLAYEYIKKTDSTQLIVVFGLMGTGKTSLAQKLAKQTGWPSFSSDEIRKTLKGIPPTTRKRESFGKGIYSERMSRRTYSMMREQAQKWLKQGRSVILDGSYKRQNERLDLLKVAEKNKARIQFLECRAPLNIIRQRLDRRVQDPKTISDGRWELFNQQRKDFDPIDEPVKSHLLRIQTIYPVEQLVQKVIRERQAHV encoded by the coding sequence GTGATAGATCAAGAAATAATCATTCAGGCCATGCTGGACCCGGAGACCTATCCCGAGACCCCTGAAAAAATCACTCACCTCCAGACCCATATCTCCCATATTTTTTTAACCGGCGGTCTGGTCTATAAAATCAAAAAACCGGTTGATTTTGGTTTTTTGGATTTTACCACCCTGGCCAGGAGGCGTTATTTCTGCCAGCAGGAGGTAATGCTCAATCGTCGACTGACCGAAAATGTCTATCTGGGGGTGGTCAAAATATCCTCCCATAATAGAAGGCTGGTTATCAACGGAAAAGGGGCGGCCCTTGAATATGCTGTTTTGATGCGGGAGATGCCCCAGGAACGGATGATGGATCGTTTACTTCGGGCCGGCAGGGTGCAGGAAAAAGACGTCCTGGGTATTGTCCGGAAACTGGTCCCTTTTTATCAGAAGGCCCGGACCGGGAAAGGGGTCAACCCGTTCGGACGGATCGAGATCATCAGAAAAAATACCGAAGAGAATTTTATCCAAACCCAATCCTACATAGGACGATTGATTAACAGCCGGACCTACGACCGGATTGCCTCCGGAACCAGGAATTTTTTAAAGAATGAAAAAAACCTTTTCAAAAAACGCATTCAGGAAGGTCGTATCCGGGACTGTCATGGAGATCTCCATTCGGCCAATATCTGTCTGGAGAAAAAGGTCCAGATTTTCGATTGTATCGAGTTCAACCACCGCTTCCGGTACTCGGATATTGCCTGTGATTTGGCCTTCCTGTCCATGGACCTGGATTTTCATGGATACCCGGAACTGTCAAAAACCTTGATGAAGGAATATGTCCGTCGGTCAGAAGACCATGAACTCCCACGGCTCTTTAATTTTTATAAAGCCTACCGGGCTTATGTGCGGGCCAAGGTCCATTCATTTTCCTCGGATAATGGGGAAATATCTTTCAACGAAAGGAAGGCGCACACCCAATCGGCCAAAAAATATTACCGCTTGGCTTATGAATATATTAAAAAAACGGACTCCACCCAACTGATCGTGGTCTTCGGGCTCATGGGGACGGGCAAAACCTCCCTGGCCCAAAAACTGGCTAAACAGACCGGATGGCCGTCATTCAGTTCGGATGAAATAAGAAAAACCCTGAAGGGAATTCCTCCCACAACCAGGAAACGAGAATCTTTTGGAAAGGGTATTTACTCGGAGAGAATGTCCAGAAGGACCTATTCAATGATGAGGGAACAAGCCCAAAAATGGTTAAAACAAGGCCGTTCGGTTATACTGGATGGATCGTATAAGCGGCAAAACGAACGGCTGGACTTATTGAAAGTCGCTGAAAAAAACAAGGCCCGGATTCAATTCCTTGAATGCCGGGCTCCTTTAAACATCATTCGACAGCGGTTAGACCGGCGCGTCCAGGATCCTAAGACAATATCCGACGGCCGATGGGAACTGTTTAATCAACAGCGTAAGGACTTTGACCCCATTGACGAGCCGGTGAAATCACACCTTCTGCGGATCCAAACCATCTATCCTGTTGAGCAATTGGTTCAAAAGGTCATCAGGGAACGCCAAGCCCATGTCTGA
- a CDS encoding O-antigen ligase family protein codes for MSESFTGTPFRPLTPLWIIVFFVLLSAAVLLFQIPERITAIVYLCFFFLLASLNPINGIALMILSIPFFLGAPHKPYFFLFEIIIYGTLLIGFLHLWRQKRGIKIPFKNLLLLLAFSGLFSLPLNTKEYYYEFWATPFKDIGFQWLTGHEKFTFIHLRVLSNNLSGILLFVLTFNLFSQKGLKDLEGIWKGLVGMAVVICLIGFLFLFNVLPSQQKAYLSLSLAGIHEDAISVFAFNRQYLAQYLIILFPIPFYFLYLNRRKIPFFTIYFSAVGIILIALSASMQRSAYLVLFLETFLLIFCYTKIVSTNNKTNLLLLLIPFFFLGGMVLIDLLFLNKRFLVRVLALGFSDPDQRRYHLWNTAWQMFTFSPLLGIGLGKYYSFFPEFFQDPQISWKVFGFFRGEPHSFYLQTLSEQGAIGFLLFVSLVAAVIYKMIKKTGGESTIDNKQLLKMVLMISLLSWFFLGFFHNVSYVRSLGILFWIILGWAVSLVDPRAVSDKGHRKNKGFLVGGLLVLTLALGYQIKLIYDRPLSPVFQTGLYGREVLPGGEKIRWMGKRAVFPSKIHNETVVLFLSAPLPGIARHPQRVRIWAGKNFREVILKNDQWVPITIPIKEKSNDWIPLKIETDYTFNPHKLKMSRDDRNLGIMIKEIG; via the coding sequence ATGTCTGAAAGTTTTACCGGAACCCCATTCCGGCCCCTTACCCCCCTGTGGATAATTGTTTTTTTTGTTCTGCTCTCCGCTGCTGTTCTGCTTTTTCAAATACCGGAAAGGATTACAGCCATTGTCTATTTGTGTTTCTTCTTTCTGCTCGCCTCCTTGAATCCGATCAATGGAATTGCCCTTATGATTCTGTCCATTCCTTTTTTCCTGGGAGCCCCTCACAAACCCTATTTCTTTCTCTTTGAAATCATTATTTATGGAACACTTCTTATTGGATTTTTGCATTTATGGAGGCAAAAAAGGGGAATTAAAATCCCTTTTAAAAACCTGTTACTCCTTCTGGCTTTCTCTGGTCTCTTCAGCCTCCCCCTTAACACCAAAGAATATTATTATGAATTTTGGGCCACGCCCTTTAAGGATATCGGGTTCCAATGGCTGACCGGTCATGAAAAATTCACCTTTATCCATCTTAGGGTCTTATCCAATAACCTCAGCGGGATCTTGCTGTTTGTTTTGACTTTTAACCTGTTTTCTCAAAAAGGCCTTAAAGATCTGGAAGGGATATGGAAGGGGCTGGTCGGAATGGCTGTTGTGATCTGCCTGATAGGATTTCTTTTCCTCTTTAATGTACTGCCTTCCCAACAAAAAGCCTACTTATCTTTGTCGCTGGCTGGTATTCATGAGGATGCCATTTCCGTCTTTGCCTTTAATCGCCAATATCTGGCTCAATACCTGATCATTTTGTTTCCAATCCCCTTCTATTTTCTTTATTTAAACAGGAGGAAAATTCCCTTTTTCACAATCTATTTCTCCGCGGTTGGGATTATTTTGATCGCGTTATCGGCCAGTATGCAAAGGAGTGCCTATCTGGTCCTCTTTCTGGAAACCTTTCTTTTGATTTTTTGTTATACAAAGATTGTTTCGACAAATAATAAAACCAACCTGCTTTTATTACTTATTCCCTTTTTCTTTTTGGGCGGTATGGTGCTCATCGACCTCCTTTTCTTGAATAAAAGATTCCTGGTAAGAGTGCTTGCCCTTGGCTTTTCCGACCCGGATCAAAGACGTTACCATCTCTGGAACACGGCCTGGCAAATGTTCACATTTTCCCCCTTGTTGGGAATAGGTCTGGGTAAATATTATTCATTTTTTCCAGAATTTTTTCAAGATCCTCAGATAAGTTGGAAGGTTTTTGGTTTTTTTCGCGGCGAGCCTCATTCCTTTTATCTCCAGACCCTTTCTGAACAGGGCGCCATCGGATTTCTTCTTTTCGTCTCTTTAGTGGCTGCGGTCATTTATAAAATGATCAAAAAAACAGGGGGAGAATCGACTATAGACAACAAACAGCTACTCAAAATGGTTTTGATGATCTCATTGCTGAGTTGGTTTTTCTTGGGTTTTTTCCATAACGTTTCCTATGTGCGTTCATTGGGTATCTTATTTTGGATAATTTTGGGATGGGCGGTCAGCCTGGTTGATCCCCGGGCGGTTTCCGATAAAGGCCATCGAAAGAATAAAGGATTTCTGGTGGGGGGATTATTGGTGTTAACATTGGCCTTGGGGTACCAGATTAAACTGATTTACGATCGGCCCCTAAGTCCTGTTTTTCAAACCGGATTATATGGGAGGGAGGTCTTGCCTGGAGGGGAGAAAATTCGCTGGATGGGGAAAAGGGCCGTCTTCCCTTCTAAAATTCATAACGAAACCGTGGTCCTCTTTTTGTCGGCTCCCCTGCCGGGGATAGCCCGACATCCTCAAAGGGTTCGCATCTGGGCGGGGAAAAATTTCCGGGAGGTCATCCTTAAAAATGACCAATGGGTTCCGATTACTATCCCGATCAAGGAAAAATCAAATGACTGGATACCCCTGAAAATCGAGACAGACTATACCTTTAATCCTCATAAATTAAAAATGAGTCGGGACGATCGTAACCTCGGAATTATGATCAAGGAGATTGGATGA
- the ade gene encoding adenine deaminase yields MTLTKLHQFIQVARGEIPADLVLKGGKIVNVFSCEIQEADVAVCEDRIVGFGSYQGREIIDCRNRFICPGFIDGHFHIESSLLTPANLAPAILPLGTTTLIADPHEIANVQGLSGIEFLLNNSHALPLEMYFMAPSCVPATHLESSGAVLNDRDLKTLSRNPRVLGLAEMMNFPGVLFGDPEVLKKLISFQKKIKDGHAPLLSGKDLCAYVTAGIRSDHECTRLSEAREKLALGLTVMIRQGTQAKNLRDLLPLVLSCNARRCLLVSDDRHPEDLRQEGHLDFVLRQAVGMGLNPILAIQMATLNPAEYFGLRHLGAIAPGYQADILILKSLSSMEVEAVFKKGKLVARQGRYLGEPPRSSQLGEMAGMKIGNLSLEKFQIPVQGEWAKIIELIPDQILTRKIRQKVQGKKGLVAFKPQEDILTLACVERHKGTGNVGLGLVKGFGISKGALASSVAHDSHNILVVGRKPEELYLAVKTVEEMGGGLAVVVQGKVEARLPLPIAGLMSDQSIETVIHQQQQLLQAVQLTGCRLKNPFMALSFLALPVIPELKITDQGLVDVNRFEIVPLFES; encoded by the coding sequence ATGACCTTAACCAAACTCCACCAATTCATCCAGGTGGCCCGGGGAGAAATCCCGGCTGACCTGGTCCTTAAAGGCGGCAAAATCGTCAATGTCTTTTCCTGCGAAATCCAGGAGGCTGATGTAGCCGTTTGCGAAGATCGTATTGTAGGGTTCGGATCGTATCAAGGGCGGGAGATTATAGATTGCCGTAATCGTTTTATCTGCCCCGGTTTCATTGACGGACACTTTCATATTGAAAGTTCCCTGCTGACCCCCGCCAATCTGGCCCCCGCCATACTCCCCCTGGGGACAACGACACTGATTGCCGATCCCCACGAAATTGCTAATGTCCAGGGGTTGAGTGGCATTGAATTTCTGTTAAATAACAGTCACGCCCTTCCCCTGGAAATGTATTTCATGGCCCCTTCCTGTGTTCCGGCCACCCATCTGGAAAGCTCGGGGGCCGTTTTAAATGACAGAGATTTAAAAACCTTGAGTCGCAACCCCAGGGTACTGGGCCTGGCAGAAATGATGAATTTTCCAGGGGTCCTCTTCGGGGATCCGGAGGTTTTAAAGAAATTAATCTCCTTTCAAAAAAAAATCAAAGACGGTCATGCCCCCCTATTATCGGGAAAAGATCTTTGTGCCTATGTAACAGCCGGGATCAGGTCGGACCATGAATGTACCCGATTATCGGAAGCCCGGGAAAAACTCGCCTTGGGCCTGACGGTGATGATTCGACAAGGGACTCAGGCCAAAAATCTGCGAGATCTTCTTCCCCTGGTCCTTTCTTGCAATGCGAGACGATGTCTGCTGGTTAGCGATGACCGGCACCCGGAAGACCTCCGACAGGAAGGCCATCTTGATTTTGTCCTCCGACAGGCGGTAGGGATGGGATTAAATCCCATTCTGGCAATTCAAATGGCCACCCTGAATCCGGCCGAGTACTTTGGTCTTCGTCATCTGGGGGCCATTGCACCCGGCTATCAGGCCGATATATTGATCCTGAAATCGCTGTCCTCCATGGAAGTGGAAGCAGTCTTTAAAAAAGGAAAACTGGTGGCCCGGCAGGGCCGCTATCTGGGAGAGCCTCCCCGGTCCTCTCAACTCGGTGAAATGGCCGGCATGAAGATCGGAAATCTTTCTCTTGAAAAATTTCAAATCCCCGTCCAGGGAGAATGGGCCAAGATCATCGAATTGATCCCGGATCAAATCCTGACCAGAAAGATCAGGCAAAAAGTGCAGGGGAAAAAGGGCCTGGTGGCCTTCAAGCCCCAAGAAGATATCCTCACCCTGGCCTGTGTGGAACGGCATAAAGGAACAGGCAACGTAGGATTGGGGTTGGTTAAAGGCTTTGGAATTTCCAAAGGGGCACTGGCCTCTTCAGTGGCCCACGATTCTCATAACATCCTGGTCGTTGGTCGAAAACCCGAAGAGTTGTATCTGGCTGTCAAGACGGTTGAAGAAATGGGCGGCGGTTTGGCAGTCGTTGTTCAGGGAAAAGTAGAAGCAAGACTTCCATTACCCATCGCCGGGTTGATGTCCGATCAATCCATCGAAACGGTCATCCATCAGCAGCAACAGTTGCTCCAGGCCGTACAGTTAACCGGCTGCCGCCTGAAGAACCCCTTTATGGCCCTTTCCTTCCTGGCTTTGCCGGTAATCCCGGAATTAAAAATTACCGATCAAGGGCTGGTGGATGTAAACCGTTTTGAAATTGTGCCGCTGTTTGAATCCTGA
- the argJ gene encoding bifunctional glutamate N-acetyltransferase/amino-acid acetyltransferase ArgJ: MIPVPAEAEKNTKGVAAKNKPFGVPGFLAAAIAAEIKKGNQRPDLGLIFSEVPAVISGVFTRNQVKAAPIQIDMERIAQKTGRAILVNSGNANACTGRTGLKETQKFSLQVSQLLSIPDAQLFLASTGVIGKKLPVSRMHKAIPALINTLSPQGLPNVAEAIMTTDTFPKIVAKELIVMGKKVHMVGLAKGAGMIHPNMATMLCFVLTDLAVSPALLGQFLQKSTDHSFNRITVDGDTSTNDMVLIMANGLAGNPILKDFNSQGSRAFGRALDGILLTLAKMIVKDGEGATKDVTLQIEGARSEEEAKTLAMTVATSPLVKTALFGQDANWGRILAALGRAGVPFDPEKVDIFFDDLPVVKNGISKGARAESLAGRVLKKPALTIRIDMHQGKANTTVYTCDLSLDYVRINADYRT; the protein is encoded by the coding sequence ATGATCCCTGTCCCTGCGGAAGCGGAAAAAAATACAAAAGGTGTTGCGGCCAAAAATAAACCTTTCGGGGTTCCAGGTTTTTTGGCGGCCGCCATTGCGGCTGAAATTAAAAAGGGGAACCAACGACCCGATTTGGGTTTGATTTTTTCAGAAGTGCCGGCGGTAATCTCCGGTGTCTTTACCCGCAATCAGGTAAAGGCCGCACCGATTCAAATCGACATGGAAAGGATTGCCCAAAAAACAGGCCGGGCCATCCTGGTCAACAGCGGCAACGCCAATGCCTGTACCGGCCGGACCGGGCTTAAAGAAACCCAAAAATTCTCCCTACAGGTTTCTCAACTTTTATCCATCCCGGATGCGCAGCTTTTTCTGGCCTCGACCGGGGTGATCGGTAAAAAACTGCCTGTATCTCGCATGCATAAGGCCATCCCGGCTCTGATTAACACCCTGTCCCCTCAAGGACTGCCGAATGTGGCCGAAGCCATCATGACTACCGATACCTTTCCCAAGATAGTTGCAAAAGAACTGATAGTAATGGGGAAAAAGGTCCATATGGTGGGCCTGGCCAAAGGGGCCGGTATGATCCATCCCAATATGGCCACCATGCTCTGTTTTGTGCTCACCGACTTGGCGGTCTCCCCTGCCCTTCTGGGCCAGTTTTTACAAAAATCCACCGATCATTCCTTTAACCGGATCACGGTGGATGGTGACACCAGTACCAACGATATGGTCCTGATCATGGCGAACGGACTGGCAGGAAATCCTATTTTGAAAGATTTTAACAGCCAGGGTTCCCGGGCTTTCGGCCGGGCCTTGGATGGGATTTTATTAACCTTGGCCAAAATGATTGTAAAGGACGGCGAAGGGGCAACCAAGGACGTGACTCTTCAAATTGAAGGGGCCAGGTCCGAAGAAGAAGCCAAAACCTTGGCTATGACCGTAGCCACCTCTCCTCTGGTGAAAACAGCCCTTTTCGGCCAGGATGCCAATTGGGGAAGGATCCTGGCCGCTTTAGGAAGAGCCGGTGTTCCATTCGATCCCGAAAAAGTGGACATTTTCTTCGACGATCTACCGGTAGTCAAGAATGGAATCAGCAAAGGGGCCAGGGCAGAATCTTTGGCCGGCCGGGTTTTAAAAAAGCCGGCCCTGACCATCCGAATCGATATGCATCAAGGAAAGGCCAACACCACAGTCTATACTTGTGATCTTTCCCTGGATTACGTGCGCATCAATGCCGACTACAGGACCTGA